A segment of the Sulfurovum indicum genome:
GGCTATTTACAAGCAAAACATTTTGAATATGAGGAAGAGTATCATATTGAACAAAAGAAAATAAAAGAATATATGCATGAAGTTGAAAAAATAGATTATGCTCTTGAGGTTGTTACTTCACATACGATAAATGCAGGGAATACAGAAGTTACTTTAGATTCAACAGTCTTTGAAGATATGACGCAGGAAATACAGAAAGAGTTACTTGATTTGTCAAATCAACAGGAGGATATTTTAAATAATTTATCAAATGTTATGTCAGATAAAGCCTATTTGGAACACCAAAAATCACTTGCTGAACATTTAATGAAAGAATTAGATAAAGATTATGTTTTTAGTGTAGAAAATATCGATAGTGATGAAGTAGAATGCCCTCTATGTGGAGTGATACATGAAAATTCTTTAGTTAACAGAGCTTCAATTCTTTCAGATAAGGAACAAGCAAATGAACAGTTAATTACTATTGATAGTAAATTAAAAACAGTAAATAATAAAATCATAAATTTAAGAAAAAAATCTACAGATATTAAATCTAAAATTAATGAAATAAATGCGAAATATACAGTAACGGATGAATCTAAACAACTTCAATTAAATGAAGTAATTGAAACTTTTGCATATCAATCTATTGATAGAAATATAAAAGAAACAAAGAAAGAAAAATTATTAGATATTGAGGATTGTAAAGAAAACCAAAAATCAATTAAGAAAGATCAATCAAAATTATTACCAAAAGAAAGAAAAGATGATATCAATAATGCTTTTATGGATTTATTAAAAACATATATTAAAATTTTAGATGTTGAAGAACTTAGTTTAGCAAAAGTTAACACACCTCTAAATTATAACCCTATAATAAAAGAAGGAGGTGCAGCAGAAGGGGCTCGTGGTATTTTAGCATATTACCTTGCCATCTATTCGCTTTCTGATATGTATGCAGATGAAGTAATATCTCCTCTTATTATTGATACACCAAATCAACAAGAACAGTCTCATAAAAACTATGAAAATATTATGAAGCTTATAACTACGAAAATACCTTCTGACAAACAGGTAATTATGTGTGCTATGGAAAATAATATTTTAAAGGAATATGAAGAACAGGCAAATATAATTAATTTAGATAAGAGTAAGCTTTTGAAAAAATCAAAATATACGCAGATAAAAACTATTTTTGATGAAATTGAGGGATAGATTATCTATCTCTCACATAAACCTTATAACCAGGCTCAGTATCATAAAGATCCTTATCTCTTCACGATACTCTGTCATTAAGAATCCTTCTGAGAAATAATTTCCATTTCTTCTTCAATAATGATAGAAAGCTTTGTTGAATAAAGAGCCTTATTGTATTTTATGTTTCTAGTCGTTGTATAGTGGTTCTCATTAATTTTTTTACGTTTGGCTTGTTGTACAGTAAATGTTTCAAAGTTAATATATTTAATTTGTTGGATCTCTCCATCCTCATCAATAATATGCACGTCACGAAGTAACTCTCTTGCTTTAAAAAGTTTATCTACATTAATTACTTTCATATTAACCTTTTTTATTAATTTTTATAAGAGAGTTTTCCTCTCTGTATCATTTTATTATGACAAAGAAGAGCTTAAATAATGACTAGTGAGTCATTGTAATAGTTTACTGATACATATATCATTACTCCATGACTTCAGAAAAGCTAAATAAAATTACCGAAGAGACGCTAGATAGGGTTTCTAAGAATGTGGTTAAATACAGAAAAGAAAAAAACTACTCACAACTACAATTAGCTTTAGACATAGGACTAACAGGTAATGCTTTCATAGCAAGAGCAGAGAACAGAACTAACAATGCTCATTTTAATATTGAACATCTTGTAAAAATATCTACTGTATTAGATGTAGAAATTTCTAAATTTTTTCAATAGCTTTTATGAATAATATACTATAGAGAACTCTAGGTATCTTTACGCTAAAATAAATCTTAAATAAAAATATTTCGTTTAAGTGTGACATCTTCATAAAGGCTTATTGTGGATAAGAAAGAAAAACTAGAACTCAGTGAATCAGATATCCGAGCACTTTTTATCACACCAGCTATTAAGAATGCTGGATGGGATGAATTTATACAAATTCGTCGTGAAGTTACGCTTACTCCCGGTCCTGTAGTTGTACGGGGACAAATGTCTCATCGCAATAAAAAGAAAAAAAAGTTTGCAGACTATGTTCTCTCTTGGAAAAAAGGTGTACCTGTAGCCGTGGTGGAAGCCAAGGAGAATAACTATACTGTAAGTCATGGTATGCAACAGGCTTTAGGGTATGCAGATATTTTGGAAGTTCCCAGTGCTTTCAGTTCCAATGGGGATGCCTTCGCCTCACACAATAAAGTGCCAGAACCTCATGAAGATATTGAAACAGAATTCCCCCTAGAAGCTTTTCCTTCTCCAGAGGTACTCTGGAAAAGATATAAAAAATACAGAAATATTGAAGATGATACAGAAGATCTAGTCACAGAACCATATTATGAAGATGGATCAGCTAAAGAGCCTCGATACTACCAGGTAGAAGCCATTAACAGAGTGGTTGAAGCAGTAGCTAATGATCAAAAAAGGCTACTGCTTGTTATGGCAACAGGTACGGGGAAAACCTATACGACGTTTCAAATCATTTGGAGACTTTGGAAAGCCAAAAAAGTTAAAAGAGTTCTTTTCCTTGTCGATAGAAATATTCTCGCAGATCAAACGATAGTCAATGATTTTAAGCCTTTTGGTTCAGCGATGAATAAAGTGAAAAATAGGAAGATCGACCCCTCGTATGAGATCCATTTAGCACTTTATCAGGCGATTACCGGACCCGATGAAGAAGATAAGATCTTTAAAAATGTATCGCCCGATTTTTTTGATATGGTTGTGATAGACGAGTGCCACCGTGGAAGTGCAGATGAAGATTCATCATGGCGGGAAATATTGGACTACTTTTCCAATGCTATTCAACTGGGACTTACCGCTACACCAAAAGAGACAAAATATGTCTCCAACATCACCTATTTTGGAGACCCGGTTTATACCTATAGTCTGAAACAAGGGATCGAAGATGGATTTCTTGCTCCCTACAAAGTCATACGTATAGACATAGATAAAGATATTTATGGATGGACTCCTCCAGAAGGTATGACTGATGACCTTGGGCAAGAGTTGGAGAAGAGGGTATACAATCAAAAAGATATGGATCGCATATTGGTGCTGAACCAGCGTACAAAACTGGTAGCCAAGAGAATCATGGAGTACCTCAGAGCAACCGACCCTTTTGCCAAGACTATTATTTTCTGTGAAGACATCGATCATGCGGAACGTATGAGAAGAGCCATTGTAAATGAAGCTAGAGAGTTGGCAATAGAGAATCCTCGTTATGTAGTACGCATTACAGGAGATAGCGTTGAGGGTAAAGCAGAGCTTGATAACTTCATAGACCCGGAGAGTAAATTCCCGGTGATCGCCACAACATCAGATCTGCTAAGTACAGGTGTAGATGCCAAGACATGTAAACTCATAGTGTTAGATAA
Coding sequences within it:
- a CDS encoding synaptonemal complex protein 1, encoding MKNLYFKQLLLLSNSQKSANLFEFKKGYNLITANDNSVGKSTLVKLLLWAMGCEPELDGTWKSLDCKVLLHFSINEINYSVLRDANLIYLKEGDKDFIKFTSISGDYSKVFSQLVDFKVLLPDRSEDTQLITPPPAYYFLPFYIDQKRSWAKAWDNFEKLTQLANWNPTVIKYHVGYLQAKHFEYEEEYHIEQKKIKEYMHEVEKIDYALEVVTSHTINAGNTEVTLDSTVFEDMTQEIQKELLDLSNQQEDILNNLSNVMSDKAYLEHQKSLAEHLMKELDKDYVFSVENIDSDEVECPLCGVIHENSLVNRASILSDKEQANEQLITIDSKLKTVNNKIINLRKKSTDIKSKINEINAKYTVTDESKQLQLNEVIETFAYQSIDRNIKETKKEKLLDIEDCKENQKSIKKDQSKLLPKERKDDINNAFMDLLKTYIKILDVEELSLAKVNTPLNYNPIIKEGGAAEGARGILAYYLAIYSLSDMYADEVISPLIIDTPNQQEQSHKNYENIMKLITTKIPSDKQVIMCAMENNILKEYEEQANIINLDKSKLLKKSKYTQIKTIFDEIEG
- a CDS encoding helix-turn-helix domain-containing protein translates to MTSEKLNKITEETLDRVSKNVVKYRKEKNYSQLQLALDIGLTGNAFIARAENRTNNAHFNIEHLVKISTVLDVEISKFFQ
- the hsdR gene encoding EcoAI/FtnUII family type I restriction enzme subunit R; translation: MDKKEKLELSESDIRALFITPAIKNAGWDEFIQIRREVTLTPGPVVVRGQMSHRNKKKKKFADYVLSWKKGVPVAVVEAKENNYTVSHGMQQALGYADILEVPSAFSSNGDAFASHNKVPEPHEDIETEFPLEAFPSPEVLWKRYKKYRNIEDDTEDLVTEPYYEDGSAKEPRYYQVEAINRVVEAVANDQKRLLLVMATGTGKTYTTFQIIWRLWKAKKVKRVLFLVDRNILADQTIVNDFKPFGSAMNKVKNRKIDPSYEIHLALYQAITGPDEEDKIFKNVSPDFFDMVVIDECHRGSADEDSSWREILDYFSNAIQLGLTATPKETKYVSNITYFGDPVYTYSLKQGIEDGFLAPYKVIRIDIDKDIYGWTPPEGMTDDLGQELEKRVYNQKDMDRILVLNQRTKLVAKRIMEYLRATDPFAKTIIFCEDIDHAERMRRAIVNEARELAIENPRYVVRITGDSVEGKAELDNFIDPESKFPVIATTSDLLSTGVDAKTCKLIVLDKTINSMTTFKQIIGRGTRIEEEFDKYFFTIMDFKKATELFKDEEFDGKPVVIYEPDDDDDPVPPDPEGEDDDEGEEEEGEETGDGIRKFFVDGVPAKIIAERIEYIGDDGKLITESYRDFSRKKIKSEFESLDVFLQRWSKTKKKQAILELLEEHGVILENLKDEVGKDYGEFDLICHIAYDKPLLTRKERVNNVKKRNYFTKYEEKMRAVLDALLDKYKDEGIKTLENTKVLKSKEFAKIGTPIEIITQIFGSKEKYEDMVAELEEELFRDEESA